In the genome of Dermacentor silvarum isolate Dsil-2018 chromosome 1, BIME_Dsil_1.4, whole genome shotgun sequence, one region contains:
- the LOC125944137 gene encoding uncharacterized protein LOC125944137, with amino-acid sequence MTRSIREAFRIYKDDHPDSGIGLSKFYTLRPRWVKCCPQHDVCVCVICANYKLCLAALENITGHRINSDDLHSAFICIPSSAQCLLGECNQCLKGGSLTVEELNIPEEEEILLATWEAGDLVKKVLDADTFLNHLRVLVAKWIVHNHIRKTQGKAIYEEKQCTQRGSIVFHFDFAENWTVVLPDEVQAYHWKKQQVSVFTCVVTTKKSTESFAIVSDDLNHDSAHACLALKKATEWVDDNLPVYSKVTYVSDGAASHFKNRYRLYEFGKSDCPNTQWIFSATGHGKNACDGVGGLAKHQAMLNNLRTSPESAIRAARDFVTILTEKLKGVHLIHLEEKEVVAFRDLKKDEWMKVPAFHGIQSWHAWQLSRSTEASPELYVARIAGSAWKKLCVPAGMKEISVLESFE; translated from the coding sequence ATGACCAGATCTATTAGAGAGGCATTCCGCATATACAAAGACGACCATCCTGATTCGGGCATTGGCCTATCAAAATTCTACACCTTGCGACCGCGCTGGGTAAAATGTTGTCCCCAGCATGATGTGTGCGTTTGTGTCATTTGCGCCAACTATAAACTTTGCCTTGCCGCTCTTGAGAACATTACTGGCCACAGAATCAATTCTGATGACCTTCACTCCGCATTCATTTGCATTCCGTCATCAGCACAGTGCCTTTTAGGCGAATGCAATCAGTGTCTAAAAGGCGGGTCCCTGACAGTGGAGGAACTTAATatcccagaagaagaagaaatactcCTAGCGACGTGGGAGGCAGGCGACCTTGTGAAAAAGGTTTTGGATGCTGATACTTTTTTGAATCATCTTCGGGTTCTAGTGGCAAAGTGGATCGTGCACAACCACATCAGGAAGACACAAGGCAAAGCTATCTACGAGGAAAAGCAATGTACACAGCGTGGGAGCATTGTATTCCACTTTGATTTTGCCGAAAACTGGACTGTCGTGCTTCCTGACGAAGTTCAGGCATACCACTGGAAAAAGCAGCAAGTATCCGTGTTTACATGCGTGGTAACAACGAAAAAATCTACGGAGAGTTTCGCTATTGTTAGTGACGACTTGAACCACGACTCCGCTCACGCCTGCTTGGCTCTAAAGAAAGCGACAGAATGGGTGGACGATAACCTGCCGGTGTACTCCAAGGTGACGTATGTGAGTGATGGAGCCGCCAGTCATTTCAAAAATAGATACCGCCTTTACGAGTTCGGAAAGAGCGATTGTCCCAATACCCAATGGATATTTTCAGCAACTGGACACGGGAAAAACGCGTGCGACGGAGTTGGAGGACTTGCCAAGCATCAAGCAATGCTCAACAACTTGAGAACAAGCCCTGAAAGTGCAATTCGGGCCGCCAGAGACTTTGTAACAATtttaacagaaaaactgaaaggtGTGCATCTAATACAtcttgaagaaaaagaagttgtTGCCTTCCGCGACTTAAAGAAGGATGAGTGGATGAAAGTGCCCGCCTTCCATGGCATTCAGTCTTGGCATGCCTGGCAGCTATCCAGGTCAACGGAAGCATCTCCTGAATTGTACGTGGCACGCATAGCCGGGTCTGCATGGAAGAAACTATGTGTACCTGCAGGAATGAAGGAAATCAGCGTTCTTGAATCATTCGAATAA